The genomic segment CCCACTTCGGATACCTGTTACCTGTAAAAGTTACAGCTAACTTTACGACTTTGTTGCCACGACAACGCAACGTCAAAAACTAGGGTAGAAATAACGCCGAGTAAAAAATACATAcgttttaaaaaggaaataatgTAAGTGCTTTTGTATTATAcgcttcacatttttttattttgtattattaaaaaaatagaccCAATTCACGATATtccggttgcataaactgcttaatgtaattttttattttaacgttTTTAAATAAGTTACAGAATGGTATACTGGTCTAATTTGAATAGAAAAGTAAGACAGACTGGTTAGCTACCTCTTGGTTTACTACTAGTTGGTCAAACTGGTTAACATAGTGGctgtgtttatgcaactggccccttaACGCGAATTTTTACCCCTTTTCCAAAACATTGCTtcgatatttattttattgatttattttaagcaaCAAATGCTGTCAGCTGAACTTGTATAGAAACTGGCAGCACTGGAACAGTCATAGACTAAACCTGTCTATATGAACTTCTTCACTTGTTGACATGATTTAAAAGATAAATGTCTCtaatattttcttttcacagtGGAAACTCACTGACTTTCACCTCTACCCTGATGGGGAACCGAAAAGCACAGTAATAACCAAAATAATGaacaatgcatttattacaaTTCTAGCATAACATCTCGGGAGCTGATGTGAGCAAATCTCTAAAATCTTTAAGAGCATATTTACCTAACAAACATCATGGAGAACACAACCCTATTGCACACAGATTTCCAGCGCTATCTCTTCACACCCATCTACAGTCTGGTCCTGTTTTTTGGATTGATTGGAAATCTCGGAGCTTTGTATTACTTCATCTTTAAAATCAAACAGAAGTCTCCTTCCAACATATACATCATCAACCTAGCGGTGGCCGACACGCTTTTCTTGTTCGCCTTGCCATTTCGTATCCACTACCACCTCAATGACAGCATATGGATATTCGGCGATGCCATGTGTCGCATCACCGGCACGATCTTCTTCGCCAACATCTACATCAGCATCAGCTTCATGACCTGCATCTGCGTGGACCGCTACATCGCCACCCTCCACCCTCACACCTACCTGCAGCTTCGCAACACCAATCTCACAGCTCTGGTGAGCACCGCCGTGTGGCTGGTCTCCGGGTCGGCCGTGTTGGCCTTCATGCTAACATGCCCACTATCAAGCAAAGGGAACATGTGCTTTGAAGGCTTCACTAAAGAGGAGTGGAGCGACTTGGCCCCGTACAGCATATGCAGTCTCATTTTTGGATCCCTTGTGCCCTCTGTGGTCATCCTGGTGTGCTACCCCATTGTGGCCCGTCGCATCGCCCGGATCAACAACTCCACCGCCCGCGGGGCACGGCGCATCATCTACGCCATCCTGGTCatcacaattctgtgttttctcCCTTATCATGTCGTGCATCTAGCCTACCTCTTGTCTCGCTTGAGAGACATCAAAGAGGATGACGGGATTTACTTCCTCCGTAGGGTGACCATGGCTCTGGTCAGTCTAAACAGCCTCCTGGACCCGCTGTTGTACTACTTTGCTACGGGTCACTACAAATGGAGACTCAAAAGACTGAGGCTGAAGAAGAAAAAGGGTGTTTATTCCATTTCCAATGGCTTTTGATGACTTTGTTTCAGCTGAACTATTTTAGTTAAAAGGCGTAAAAGAAAGGCAAGACGGCACATAAAATTcatctttaatgccaaaaaaaaccTGCAATACAGAAAAATGGACTCCAGTGTGGCTTGATGAGTTAGGTTTTTTTCCTCATATGATTGTATAACTAGAGCAAAATCAAATGAGAATGactgtaatttttattacataagAGCAAACCTATTCATAGACTGATAAACTGGCCAGTATTTGGCTTTTTTGTAATGATCTTGGTTCTGAatgttcatgtaattttttttgttttaattttgtttctcatttcttATCAATGAATTATTGCATATACCGATGTCAGTATCATCCCTGCATTTTGTTTCAAATTCTGAACACTGACCACTTTATGTTGAATTTTTATCTAAAGCcaagcaataaatatattttcacaaatgaCAGCCTTCTCGatcaattttactaaaaaaaaaaaaatctttattttttttaaccaaagacAAACAATCAGTGTCACCACAGTCACGAAGGCAGACCTTTCTTCAGTAACGTAGACAAGAAACTGCCCAATTCTTCATCCTGAGAGggacagaaatcattttaaaacacaatgagAATCAGATTAAAATAGTACATTTCAAAacctaaaatgtaaaatctgaatatatctatatatatatataaaagtttttttcttatgatcaccaaggttgcatttatttaataaacaacaatgtatttttggctattgctacaaatatatcccagtgacttaagactggttttgtggtccagggtca from the Cyprinus carpio isolate SPL01 unplaced genomic scaffold, ASM1834038v1 S000006815, whole genome shotgun sequence genome contains:
- the LOC109048203 gene encoding lysophosphatidic acid receptor 4-like, with protein sequence MENTTLLHTDFQRYLFTPIYSLVLFFGLIGNLGALYYFIFKIKQKSPSNIYIINLAVADTLFLFALPFRIHYHLNDSIWIFGDAMCRITGTIFFANIYISISFMTCICVDRYIATLHPHTYLQLRNTNLTALVSTAVWLVSGSAVLAFMLTCPLSSKGNMCFEGFTKEEWSDLAPYSICSLIFGSLVPSVVILVCYPIVARRIARINNSTARGARRIIYAILVITILCFLPYHVVHLAYLLSRLRDIKEDDGIYFLRRVTMALVSLNSLLDPLLYYFATGHYKWRLKRLRLKKKKGVYSISNGF